In Cuculus canorus isolate bCucCan1 chromosome 27, bCucCan1.pri, whole genome shotgun sequence, the following proteins share a genomic window:
- the GP1BA gene encoding platelet glycoprotein Ib alpha chain yields MWIPVLLPLFVLAPLPPASSADPCPSEMNKVKDILEVNCTGQALSAVPQGLPTNTGILLLNANRLVSLSTAAFLPLDQLQDLDLSDNELAALDTETPLPSLREVILSRNALVALPDLRGLPGLTRLALAHNSLVTLAPEAFRAVPQLQDLDLRGNQLQTLPQDAFAGLKALKDLDLSDNLLEELPKELLQDLHDLETLWLSGNRLRTLPTNFFPEGHFFAYVFLTENPWHCDCNLHYLRTWIRRHSDVVYQPERGLEKTKVEIAPEKVLCHSPRVHWRKPVIHFEDNCGSTGDADEEEDYGYGDGEEKVEKATMTNLLPPHPSTHEEHATVTHAVDRPLLATMRPSLSTPYSSTFIPSTALATPASSRAPSATSPAPAGPIVTPSAATTRSVGPTSTPHRFTTLIFTTSLPATASTRPPNTSSHGQTTLANSYVPPMVSTDTFSTTSVTVPPTAMPKTSSIVRSSSLPLMPTTPMVSITPAPTSAAALTTTRITQPEPSPPAPRPLCPCSTPGLAAPVLRLRAGGEGPQWGQWVLRHCCLLHWLLYLASLALLVLTMLVLAGCLAWVCLVGWPSWRKSLQTQAVEYPLLEWRESTGSSAMHFSSFESHLRRPMFCTIKEVVLCPEVTYCTIKDLGVQRSPPASSSFCATKELWIHHGPQNTLSKPFSREVVVPELSSLRTPSVYSLDRGVEAIGDVRVKYAGNTL; encoded by the coding sequence ATGTGGATCCCTGTCCTGCTCCCGCTCTTCGTCCTGGCCCCTCTGcctccagccagctctgccGACCCCTGCCCATCAGAAATGAACAAGGTCAAGGACATCCTGGAGGTGAACTGCACGGGGCAGGCTCTCAGCGCAGTGCCTCAGGGTCTGCCCACGAACACCGGCATCCTGCTGCTCAACGCCAACCGCCTGGTGTCCCTCTCCACCGCTGCCTTCCTGCCCCTCGACCAGCTGCAGGACCTCGACCTGTCTGACAACGAGCTGGCAGCTCTGGACACCGAGACCCCGCTGCCATCCCTGCGGGAGGTGATCCTCTCTCGCAACGCGCTGGTGGCCCTGCCCGACCTACGGGGCCTGCCCGGGCTCACCCGCCTCGCCCTGGCCCACAACAGCCTGGTGACACTGGCTCCAGAGGCTTTCCGTGCTGTGCCACAGCTCCAGGACCTGGACCTGCGGGGGAACCAGCTGCAGACGCTGCCCCAGGATGCCTTTGCAGGGCTGAAGGCACTCAAGGACTTGGACCTCTCGGACAACCTCCTGGAGGAGCTCCCCAAAGAGCTGCTGCAAGATCTGCACGATCTGGAGACCCTTTGGCTTTCAGGAAACCGCCTGCGGACTCTGCCCACCAACTTCTTCCCTGAGGGACACTTCTTTGCGTACGTCTTCCTCACTGAGAACCCATGGCACTGCGACTGCAACCTGCACTACCTGCGCACCTGGATCCGGCGGCACAGTGACGTTGTCTATCAGCCCGAACGaggcctggagaagacaaaggtGGAGATCGCCCCGGAGAAGGTGCTGTGCCACAGCCCTCGTGTGCACTGGCGGAAGCCTGTTATCCACTTTGAGGACAACTGCGGCAGCACAGGGGACGCAGATGAGGAGGAAGACTATGGCTACGgtgatggggaagaaaaggtgGAGAAAGCTACCATGACCAACCTCTTGCCCCCACATCCATCCACCCATGAAGAGCACGCTACTGTGACCCATGCTGTTGACCGGCCTCTGCTCGCTACCATGAGACCTTCCCTCAGTACCCCTTATAGCTCCACCTTCATCCCAAGCACTGCACTTGCAACGCCCGCGAGCAGCAgagctcccagtgccaccagtccTGCACCAGCCGGTCCCATTGTCACACCCAGCGCTGCTACCACTCGCTCTGTTGGTCCCACCAGCACCCCACACAGATTCACCACCCTCATCTTCACCACCTCACTGCCAGCCACGGCGAGCACCAGACCTCCCAACACCAGCAGCCATGGCCAAACCACCCTTGCCAACAGCTATGTCCCTCCCATGGTGTCCACTGACACATTTTCCACCACTTCCGTGACAGTGCCTCCTACTGCCATGCCAAAGACCTCTTCCATTGTCAGATCTTCATCTCTTCCTCTGATGCCAACCACGCCAATGGTCTCCATCACCCCTGCCCCAACGTCAGCAGCTGCCCTGACCACCACACGCATCACCCAGCCTGAGCCTTCTCCACCTGCACCCCgtcccctctgcccctgctcCACCCCAGGACTGGCAGCACCTGTGCTGCGCTTGCGGGCGGGTGGGGAGGGTCCACAGTGGGGGCAGTGGGTGCTGAGACACTGCTGCCTCTTGCACTGGCTACTCTACCTGGCCTCCTTGGCTCTGCTGGTCTTGACAATGCTGGTTCTAGCAGGCTGTCTGGCATGGGTCTGCTTGGTGGGATGGCCCTCCTGGCGCAAGTCCCTACAGACCCAAGCAGTGGAGTATCCGCTGCTGGAGTGGAGGGAGTCAACAGGAAGCTCTGCAATGCATTTCAGCAGCTTCGAAAGCCACCTCCGGCGCCCCATGTTCTGTACCATCAAGGAAGTAGTTTTGTGTCCTGAAGTCACTTACTGCACAATTAAAGACCTGGGGGTACAGCGCAGTCCTCCTGCGAGTTCCTCCTTCTGTGCCACAAAGGAGCTGTGGATCCACCATGGTCCTCAGAACACTCTGTCCAAGCCTTTCTCCAGAGAGGTCGTTGTCCCAGAGCTCAGTTCCCTGAGGACCCCTTCTGTTTACAGCCTGGACAGGGGTGTCGAGGCCATCGGGGACGTCAGAGTGAAATACGCTGGCAACACCTTGTAA